Proteins co-encoded in one Streptomyces sp. NBC_00091 genomic window:
- a CDS encoding IclR family transcriptional regulator C-terminal domain-containing protein: protein MRPGEESGSGEGRGAAPRTLEEFLARAGVRDRYPHYDIGAAEARLLRAPRAPGVPAAAPSRNRRRPFGWSDPARDVPLDSERARRDLKAACLAVVDDPRARADLERFVGSRHCDLPGAVVFGCLLYLAGLREGSRFWWQFAAGSGSPRTAPAAYCLFLDHSRRGEHHDARLWARELGRRGFRPGGRRELREVRLCAQAAVLRYVDQVIDPDLGPVPLPGPELPGVLAAFQPPPPLPAQRPRPGPRPGPRPGPGPLRHPALTSAARGTVVQADTGEALAQARRALAVVRVLERHPLGVRAARLARKSGLAEGELRPLLSMLREEEYAYCPGSGVYAPGPALDRLAAPGGAGLAGQLQRTLALARDSAGAAVYLSRYAEGEVRITQTADGPGTPPVREWVDFRAAAHASAVGKCLLTQLDHDGRADHVARHRPTRLTPRTITDSRALFSALDAVAPGSPVFDLREYSPGVVCSAVPIATGDAAGSLALSLPAAHAHRLHSATEALRRKAVPVLLALLLSGAIPPDAPADTPPPAANTAATAATAPETLRHLGRIFRTPLTRVTASATGPHLVSDSASGAAYLFDALPEDGRPRLSLPQTVAPLTPGSLATPDGLVVLGT, encoded by the coding sequence ATGAGGCCCGGCGAGGAATCCGGTTCCGGCGAAGGCCGCGGCGCGGCCCCGCGCACCCTGGAGGAGTTCCTGGCCCGGGCGGGCGTGCGCGACCGCTACCCGCACTACGACATCGGCGCGGCCGAGGCCCGCCTGCTGCGCGCCCCCCGCGCTCCGGGCGTCCCGGCCGCCGCCCCCTCCCGCAACCGGCGCCGGCCCTTCGGCTGGAGCGACCCCGCGCGGGACGTTCCGCTCGACTCCGAACGGGCCCGCCGGGACCTCAAGGCCGCCTGCCTCGCCGTGGTCGACGACCCGCGCGCCCGGGCCGACCTCGAGCGGTTCGTCGGGAGCCGGCACTGCGACCTGCCGGGGGCGGTCGTCTTCGGCTGCCTCCTGTACCTGGCGGGCCTGCGCGAGGGCTCCCGCTTCTGGTGGCAGTTCGCCGCCGGTTCCGGGAGCCCGCGCACCGCTCCGGCCGCGTACTGCCTCTTCCTCGACCACTCCCGGCGCGGCGAACACCACGACGCCCGGCTCTGGGCGCGGGAGCTGGGCCGCCGGGGCTTCCGGCCCGGCGGCCGTCGCGAGCTGCGCGAGGTCCGGCTGTGCGCCCAGGCGGCCGTCCTGCGGTACGTCGACCAGGTGATCGACCCCGATCTGGGCCCGGTACCGCTGCCCGGGCCGGAGCTGCCCGGGGTGCTGGCCGCGTTCCAGCCGCCGCCCCCGCTCCCGGCCCAGCGCCCACGCCCCGGCCCACGCCCCGGCCCACGCCCCGGCCCGGGCCCGCTGCGCCACCCCGCGCTGACGTCGGCCGCGCGGGGGACGGTGGTCCAGGCCGACACCGGCGAGGCCCTGGCGCAGGCGCGGCGCGCGCTGGCCGTCGTACGGGTCCTGGAGCGGCACCCGCTGGGCGTACGGGCCGCCCGGCTCGCACGGAAGTCGGGGCTCGCCGAGGGGGAGCTGCGGCCCCTCCTGTCGATGCTGCGCGAGGAGGAGTACGCGTACTGCCCGGGCTCGGGGGTGTACGCGCCGGGCCCGGCCCTGGACCGGCTCGCGGCCCCGGGCGGCGCCGGCCTGGCGGGGCAGCTCCAGCGCACCCTGGCGCTGGCCCGCGACAGCGCGGGCGCCGCCGTCTACCTCAGCCGGTACGCGGAGGGCGAGGTCCGGATCACGCAGACGGCGGACGGGCCGGGGACTCCGCCGGTGCGGGAGTGGGTGGACTTCCGGGCGGCCGCGCACGCCAGCGCGGTCGGGAAGTGCCTGCTGACCCAGCTCGACCACGACGGCCGGGCCGACCACGTGGCCCGCCACCGCCCGACCAGACTCACCCCGCGGACCATCACCGACAGCCGGGCCCTGTTCAGCGCCCTGGACGCGGTGGCACCGGGCTCCCCCGTCTTCGACCTGCGCGAGTACTCCCCCGGGGTCGTCTGCTCGGCGGTGCCCATCGCGACGGGCGACGCCGCCGGAAGCCTCGCGCTCTCCCTGCCGGCGGCCCACGCCCACCGGCTGCACTCCGCGACCGAGGCCCTGCGCCGCAAGGCGGTCCCGGTGCTGCTGGCGCTGCTGCTGTCCGGGGCCATCCCCCCGGACGCCCCGGCGGACACCCCGCCCCCCGCAGCCAACACCGCCGCCACCGCCGCCACCGCCCCGGAGACCCTGCGCCACCTGGGCCGGATCTTCCGCACCCCGCTGACCCGCGTCACGGCGTCCGCCACCGGCCCCCACCTGGTCAGCGACTCGGCGTCGGGGGCGGCGTACCTCTTCGACGCCCTCCCGGAGGACGGCCGGCCCCGCCTCTCACTCCCCCAGACCGTGGCCCCGCTCACCCCGGGCAGCCTCGCGACCCCGGACGGCCTGGTGGTCCTGGGCACCTGA
- a CDS encoding sigma-70 family RNA polymerase sigma factor, which translates to MNDGGPEESGGAVGLPSRRRQPTPMNQWDPTARLSYWAFHTNRRPAYMRFAYLQLGSDAAAEDAVDAAFDSIMNEWLRMLHMDRLDAYAWTVLKQRIVDWQQRRDPRLRRPEPMDTSAFEAALKEAHSDQYEVLTDTIRFYSAVSRLAERQRDTVILRYGLQCTPGEAAAVMGVDEAMVRSQLGQAHRRLARLLDTSAES; encoded by the coding sequence GTGAACGATGGCGGACCGGAGGAGTCCGGCGGGGCCGTGGGACTGCCCAGCCGGCGGCGGCAGCCGACGCCCATGAACCAGTGGGATCCGACCGCGCGCCTGTCGTACTGGGCCTTCCACACGAACCGGCGGCCCGCGTACATGCGCTTCGCGTACCTTCAGCTCGGCTCCGACGCGGCCGCCGAGGACGCCGTCGACGCCGCATTCGACTCGATCATGAACGAGTGGCTCCGCATGCTCCACATGGACCGTCTCGACGCCTACGCCTGGACCGTGCTCAAGCAGCGGATCGTCGACTGGCAGCAGCGCCGCGACCCCCGCCTGCGCCGCCCCGAGCCGATGGACACCAGCGCCTTCGAGGCGGCCCTCAAGGAGGCCCATTCCGACCAGTACGAGGTGCTGACCGACACCATCCGCTTCTACTCGGCGGTCTCCCGCCTCGCCGAGCGGCAGCGGGACACCGTGATCCTGCGCTACGGGCTCCAGTGCACCCCCGGCGAGGCCGCCGCCGTGATGGGCGTCGACGAGGCCATGGTCCGCTCGCAGCTCGGCCAGGCCCACCGGCGCCTCGCCCGGCTGCTCGACACGTCCGCCGAATCATGA
- the metG gene encoding methionine--tRNA ligase yields MARHLITSALPYINGIKHLGNMVGSMLPADVYSRYLRQRGHDVLYICATDEHGTPAELAAKEAGISVAEFCAQAHDAQKAVYDGFELSFDYFGRSSSAQNREITQHFARRLQENGFIEERAIRQVYSPVDGRFLPDRYVEGTCPHCGYDKARGDQCENCTRVLDPTDLIEPRSAISGSTELEVRETKHLFLLQSKLQHEVEAWVSEHEAEWPQLASSIARKWLTEGLHDRAITRDLEWGVPVPADTWPELAAEGKVFYVWFDAPIEYIGSTKEWSDLDPANRDYKSWWYEAEDVRYTQFMAKDNVPFHTVMFPATELATREPWKKVDYVKAFNWLTYYGGKFSTSQKRGVFTDQALEILPADFWRYFLIANAPESDDSSFTWEHFTTTVNKDLGGTLGNFVNRVLTFSRKKFGDEVPAGSPAGESEAKLGEQIAELLAEYEGHMEALQYRKAAAALRALWSAGNAYLDEKAPWLEVKTDLEGAALTLRTAMNLIHLYSVVSEPFIPASARVMRSAFELADDTAAWITPEQARSLDLVPAGTPFTVPPVLFARITEEDLESYRERFGGSPEA; encoded by the coding sequence ATGGCTCGACACCTGATCACCAGCGCGCTTCCCTACATCAACGGGATCAAGCACCTGGGCAACATGGTCGGGTCGATGCTTCCGGCGGATGTGTACTCCCGGTACCTCCGCCAGCGCGGCCACGACGTCCTGTACATCTGCGCCACCGACGAGCACGGCACCCCCGCCGAACTCGCCGCCAAGGAGGCCGGGATCTCGGTCGCCGAGTTCTGCGCGCAGGCCCACGACGCCCAGAAGGCGGTCTACGACGGCTTCGAGCTGTCCTTCGACTACTTCGGCCGCAGCTCCTCCGCGCAGAACCGCGAGATCACCCAGCACTTCGCGCGCAGGCTCCAGGAGAACGGCTTCATCGAGGAGCGCGCGATCCGGCAGGTCTACTCGCCGGTCGACGGCCGCTTCCTGCCGGACCGCTACGTCGAGGGCACCTGCCCGCACTGCGGCTACGACAAGGCCCGCGGCGACCAGTGCGAGAACTGCACCCGCGTCCTGGACCCCACGGACCTGATCGAGCCCCGCTCGGCCATCTCCGGCTCCACCGAGCTCGAGGTCCGCGAGACCAAGCACCTCTTCCTGCTCCAGTCCAAGCTCCAGCACGAGGTCGAGGCCTGGGTCTCCGAGCACGAGGCGGAGTGGCCGCAGCTCGCCTCCTCCATCGCCCGCAAGTGGCTGACCGAGGGCCTGCACGACCGCGCCATCACCCGTGACCTCGAATGGGGCGTGCCGGTCCCGGCCGACACCTGGCCGGAGCTGGCCGCCGAGGGCAAGGTCTTCTACGTCTGGTTCGACGCGCCGATCGAGTACATCGGCTCGACGAAGGAGTGGTCCGACCTGGACCCGGCCAACCGCGACTACAAGTCGTGGTGGTACGAGGCCGAGGACGTCCGCTACACCCAGTTCATGGCCAAGGACAACGTCCCGTTCCACACGGTGATGTTCCCCGCCACCGAGCTGGCCACCCGCGAGCCGTGGAAGAAGGTCGACTACGTCAAGGCCTTCAACTGGCTGACGTACTACGGCGGCAAGTTCTCCACCTCGCAGAAGCGCGGCGTCTTCACCGACCAGGCGCTGGAGATCCTGCCGGCCGACTTCTGGCGCTACTTCCTCATCGCCAACGCGCCCGAGTCCGACGACTCGTCCTTCACGTGGGAGCACTTCACCACCACGGTCAACAAGGACCTCGGCGGCACCCTCGGCAACTTCGTCAACCGCGTACTGACCTTCTCCCGCAAGAAGTTCGGCGACGAGGTCCCCGCCGGCAGCCCCGCCGGCGAGTCCGAGGCCAAGCTGGGCGAGCAGATCGCCGAGCTGCTGGCCGAGTACGAGGGCCACATGGAGGCGCTCCAGTACCGCAAGGCCGCGGCCGCGCTGCGTGCCCTGTGGTCCGCCGGAAACGCCTACCTCGACGAGAAGGCACCCTGGCTGGAGGTCAAGACCGACCTGGAGGGCGCGGCGCTCACCCTGCGCACCGCGATGAACCTCATCCACCTGTACTCGGTGGTCTCCGAGCCCTTCATCCCGGCCTCGGCGCGCGTCATGCGCTCCGCCTTCGAGCTCGCCGACGACACGGCGGCGTGGATCACCCCGGAGCAGGCCAGGTCGCTGGACCTGGTCCCGGCGGGGACGCCGTTCACCGTGCCGCCGGTGCTCTTCGCGAGGATCACCGAGGAGGACCTGGAGTCCTACCGCGAGCGCTTCGGCGGTTCCCCGGAGGCCTGA
- a CDS encoding glycosyltransferase 87 family protein, protein MTPSRTARWTAGWLLAAVWALSFPLFSALAPHRLWGWCAAAGYLAAAAATALGRRREALAAALLGAVAVPLLYLVLTGQGQSEVGVIERSGRLLLETGRMYVDQPAGVEEYTPYLPGMALLGIPRALLGAGSADGHGWAVRLLGDARIWCAAALFGGMWAGRRLLGAAPSPLLPVLVASPVVALPLAVSGVDLPLAGLCCLALAAAASGRPAASGAALAAACALKWTALPAVAVVLALLAACRGGRAALRCALVTALGTAALVLPGLLLQPAELWRQVFAFPTGRAPVPTPASSPLPGHLLAELGPWGWYLTVGLLALGGLGVALSLLVRPPRTVVAAADRLALGLTLAFLLAPAGRFGYLALPLLLVAWSRSTTPPPSPTTSRIVARSATPGRVTA, encoded by the coding sequence ATGACCCCTTCCCGTACCGCCCGGTGGACCGCCGGCTGGCTGCTCGCGGCCGTGTGGGCCCTCTCCTTCCCGCTGTTCTCCGCGCTGGCCCCGCACCGGCTGTGGGGGTGGTGCGCGGCCGCCGGATACCTCGCCGCCGCCGCTGCCACCGCCCTCGGCCGGCGCCGGGAGGCGCTCGCGGCGGCCCTGCTGGGGGCCGTCGCCGTACCGCTGCTGTACCTGGTCCTGACGGGACAGGGGCAGTCCGAGGTCGGCGTGATCGAACGGTCCGGGCGGCTCTTGCTCGAGACCGGAAGGATGTACGTGGACCAGCCCGCCGGGGTCGAGGAGTACACCCCCTACCTCCCCGGCATGGCACTCCTCGGCATCCCCCGCGCCCTGCTCGGCGCAGGCTCCGCCGACGGGCACGGATGGGCGGTACGGCTGCTGGGCGACGCCCGCATCTGGTGCGCCGCCGCCCTCTTCGGCGGGATGTGGGCCGGCCGGCGCCTCCTCGGTGCTGCCCCCTCCCCGCTGCTCCCGGTGCTGGTGGCTTCGCCGGTCGTGGCACTTCCGCTGGCGGTGAGCGGGGTGGACCTGCCGCTGGCGGGGCTGTGCTGCCTGGCCCTGGCGGCGGCCGCGTCCGGCCGCCCGGCGGCCTCCGGGGCGGCCCTCGCCGCGGCGTGCGCCCTCAAGTGGACCGCGCTGCCCGCGGTGGCGGTGGTCCTGGCCCTCCTCGCGGCCTGCCGGGGCGGGCGGGCGGCCCTGCGCTGCGCGCTGGTGACGGCCCTGGGCACGGCCGCCCTGGTGCTGCCGGGGCTGCTGCTCCAGCCGGCGGAGCTGTGGCGGCAGGTCTTCGCCTTCCCGACCGGGCGGGCGCCGGTGCCGACCCCGGCGAGCAGCCCCCTGCCCGGGCACCTGCTGGCGGAACTCGGGCCGTGGGGCTGGTACCTGACGGTCGGTCTGCTGGCGCTGGGCGGCCTGGGGGTGGCGCTCTCCCTGCTGGTCCGTCCGCCGCGCACGGTGGTGGCCGCGGCCGACCGCCTCGCGCTCGGGCTCACCCTGGCCTTCCTGCTGGCCCCCGCCGGCCGCTTCGGCTACCTGGCCCTGCCGCTGCTGCTCGTAGCCTGGTCCCGCTCCACGACCCCGCCCCCGTCCCCCACCACCTCCCGCATCGTGGCCCGCTCCGCCACCCCCGGCCGCGTGACGGCCTAG
- a CDS encoding response regulator transcription factor, whose product MLRVILAEDSVLLRAGLTELLTLGGHRVLAAVGDAPALLRAVAAERPDVVVTDVRMPPGLRDEGLRAALELRSRDPALPVLVLSQYVATAYATQLFTGGSPAGLGYLLKDRVGEVEEFLDALRRVHEGQTVIDPEVIRVLLAPRPAGEPLARLTPREREVLALMAEGLNNQALAARLFITEASVVKHASSIFTKLDLDPTEGNRRVLAVLAHLRGADIP is encoded by the coding sequence GTGCTCCGGGTGATCCTGGCCGAGGACTCCGTCCTGCTGCGGGCCGGGCTGACGGAACTGCTGACCCTCGGCGGCCACCGGGTCCTCGCCGCCGTCGGCGACGCCCCCGCCCTGCTGCGGGCGGTGGCGGCCGAGCGGCCGGACGTGGTCGTCACGGACGTGCGGATGCCGCCCGGGCTGCGCGACGAGGGACTGCGGGCCGCGCTCGAACTGCGCTCCCGGGACCCCGCGCTGCCGGTCCTGGTGCTCTCGCAGTACGTGGCCACCGCGTACGCGACCCAGCTGTTCACCGGCGGCTCGCCGGCCGGGCTGGGCTACCTGCTCAAGGACCGGGTCGGGGAGGTCGAGGAGTTCCTCGACGCGCTGCGGCGGGTCCACGAGGGCCAGACGGTCATCGACCCGGAGGTGATCCGCGTCCTGCTCGCGCCGAGGCCCGCGGGCGAGCCGCTGGCCCGCCTCACCCCGCGCGAGCGGGAGGTGCTGGCGCTGATGGCGGAGGGGCTCAACAACCAGGCCCTGGCGGCACGCCTCTTCATCACGGAGGCCTCCGTCGTCAAGCACGCGAGCAGCATCTTCACGAAGCTGGACCTGGACCCGACGGAGGGCAACCGCCGCGTCCTGGCCGTCCTGGCCCACCTCCGCGGCGCGGACATCCCCTAG